A portion of the Micromonospora vinacea genome contains these proteins:
- a CDS encoding DUF58 domain-containing protein, with the protein MTGPTVPRATEAEPAAGWAPTPALGRAVLLAGLLLVAGVLLGRVDLVVLAAPFALGTAYALRRRPTALPEVWISQGDGGPLVEGGDVTAAVSVGNLDTVDYDLVVMRSRVSPWLRIDRAGFARDEAVDDGATGTLPATGAAAAGSGGRRSVADRPFVTSAPIGAAVDLELAGKALRWGRHPIGPAGARAAAAGGLLVSRAVIIEPVRVRVYPRTEPFEAVEAMPRAAGLVGAHHSRRPGEGGELAGVRVFAPGDRLRRIDWRVSLRARQLHVAATLSDRDAEVVVLLDVLAEAGRSGGVDGAASVLDTTVRATAAIAEHYLHRGDRVSLLEYGPGARRLRPAAGRRQYLTVLEWLLDVRVHASAHEPYDQVFGPQLLSSDALVVVLTPLLDERSAQMLARLARGGRFVVAVDTLPTDLASPKDRGWAEVAYRLWRLDREIMIGQLREHGVPVVRWAGAGSLDLVLRDVARLASAPRVGGR; encoded by the coding sequence ATGACCGGACCGACAGTGCCGAGGGCCACCGAAGCGGAACCGGCTGCCGGCTGGGCGCCCACCCCGGCGCTCGGCCGCGCGGTGCTGCTCGCCGGCCTGCTGCTGGTGGCCGGCGTGCTGCTGGGTCGGGTGGACCTGGTCGTGCTCGCCGCGCCGTTCGCGCTGGGCACCGCGTACGCGCTGCGTCGACGGCCCACGGCCCTGCCCGAGGTGTGGATCAGCCAGGGTGACGGCGGGCCGCTGGTCGAGGGCGGTGACGTGACGGCGGCGGTGAGCGTCGGCAACCTGGACACTGTCGACTACGACCTGGTGGTGATGCGTTCCCGCGTGTCGCCGTGGCTGCGGATCGACCGGGCCGGCTTCGCCCGAGACGAGGCCGTCGACGACGGAGCGACAGGCACCCTCCCGGCGACCGGTGCGGCGGCTGCGGGCAGCGGCGGACGTCGTTCCGTCGCGGACCGGCCGTTCGTGACCTCGGCGCCGATCGGTGCCGCAGTCGACCTGGAGTTGGCCGGCAAGGCTCTGCGCTGGGGCCGGCACCCGATCGGCCCCGCCGGTGCCCGGGCCGCCGCGGCGGGCGGTCTGCTGGTCTCCCGGGCGGTGATCATCGAGCCGGTCCGGGTGCGGGTGTACCCGCGTACCGAGCCGTTCGAGGCGGTGGAGGCGATGCCCCGCGCCGCCGGCCTGGTCGGGGCGCACCACTCCCGCCGGCCCGGCGAGGGCGGCGAGTTGGCCGGCGTACGGGTGTTCGCCCCCGGCGACCGGTTGCGCCGGATCGACTGGCGGGTCTCGTTGCGGGCCCGGCAACTGCACGTGGCGGCCACCCTCTCCGACCGGGACGCGGAGGTGGTGGTGCTGCTCGACGTGCTCGCCGAGGCGGGCCGCTCCGGTGGGGTGGACGGCGCCGCGTCGGTGCTGGACACCACCGTCCGGGCCACCGCAGCCATCGCCGAGCACTACCTGCACCGGGGTGATCGGGTCTCACTGCTGGAGTACGGGCCGGGAGCCCGCCGGCTCCGGCCGGCCGCGGGGCGGCGGCAGTACCTGACCGTCCTGGAGTGGCTGCTCGACGTCCGGGTGCACGCGTCCGCGCACGAGCCGTACGACCAGGTTTTCGGCCCGCAGTTGCTCTCCTCGGACGCGTTGGTGGTGGTGCTCACCCCGTTGCTGGACGAACGGTCGGCGCAGATGCTCGCCCGGTTGGCCCGCGGTGGGCGGTTCGTGGTGGCGGTCGACACGTTGCCGACCGACCTGGCGTCGCCGAAGGACCGGGGTTGGGCCGAGGTGGCGTACCGGCTGTGGCGCCTGGATCGGGAGATCATGATCGGGCAGCTCCGGGAGCACGGCGTGCCGGTGGTGCGTTGGGCCGGCGCCGGCAGCCTGGACCTGGTGCTGCGGGACGTGGCCCGCTTGGCGTCGGCCCCAAGGGTGGGTGGCCGGTGA
- a CDS encoding NAD(P)/FAD-dependent oxidoreductase, giving the protein MNPKRILVVGAGHVGLYAALRLSKKLSSREAEVMVVDPQPHMTYQPFLPEAAAGNISPRHSVVPLRRELRRCKMVAGTVTRIEHDRKVATVQPISGPAREITYDHVIVAPGSVSRTLPIPGLHEQGIGFKTIGEAIYLRNHVLDRLDVAAATPDPDVRRSALTFTFVGGGYAGIEALAEMEDMARDALRYYPELKQDEVRWVLVEATQRVLPEVDRDMGAYTVQQLMKRNMDIRLDTRLESCVDGVVKLSDGDSFRSDTIVWTAGVKPSPMLDSTDFPRDDRRRITCLPTLQVVDGDQVLEGAWSAGDCAAVPDLTKEPGNFCSPSAQHAVRQAARMADNITAVIRGREPVDYKHKHVGSVASLGLHKGVAQVYGIKMTGWPAWVMHRTYHMSRIPSFNRKVRVVVDWSLAFFLKREVVALGQLHDPREEFVEASQPVGAPRV; this is encoded by the coding sequence GTGAATCCGAAGCGGATCCTTGTGGTTGGTGCCGGGCACGTCGGTCTGTACGCGGCCCTGCGCCTGTCGAAGAAGCTCAGCTCCCGTGAGGCTGAGGTCATGGTGGTTGACCCCCAACCCCACATGACCTACCAGCCGTTCCTGCCCGAGGCTGCGGCGGGCAACATCTCCCCGCGGCACTCCGTGGTGCCGCTGCGGCGGGAGTTGCGCCGGTGCAAGATGGTGGCCGGCACGGTCACGCGCATCGAGCACGACCGCAAGGTGGCCACCGTGCAGCCGATCAGCGGCCCGGCCCGGGAGATCACCTACGACCACGTGATCGTGGCGCCGGGTTCGGTCTCCCGCACCCTGCCGATCCCTGGCCTGCACGAGCAGGGCATCGGGTTCAAGACCATCGGCGAGGCGATCTACCTGCGTAACCACGTGCTGGATCGGCTCGACGTGGCGGCCGCCACTCCGGATCCGGACGTCCGCCGTTCGGCGCTGACCTTCACCTTCGTCGGCGGTGGGTACGCCGGCATCGAGGCGCTCGCCGAGATGGAGGACATGGCTCGCGACGCCCTGCGCTACTACCCGGAGCTCAAGCAGGACGAGGTCCGTTGGGTGCTGGTCGAGGCCACCCAGCGGGTGCTGCCCGAGGTCGACCGGGACATGGGCGCCTACACCGTGCAGCAGCTGATGAAGCGGAACATGGACATCCGGCTGGACACCCGGCTCGAGTCCTGCGTCGACGGGGTGGTCAAGCTCTCCGACGGTGACAGCTTCCGCTCCGACACGATCGTCTGGACGGCCGGCGTGAAGCCGTCGCCGATGCTGGACTCGACCGACTTCCCGCGTGACGACCGTCGTCGGATCACCTGCCTGCCCACGCTCCAGGTGGTCGACGGTGACCAGGTGCTCGAGGGTGCCTGGAGCGCGGGCGACTGCGCCGCCGTGCCGGACCTGACCAAGGAGCCGGGCAACTTCTGCTCGCCGAGCGCTCAGCACGCGGTGCGCCAGGCCGCCCGGATGGCCGACAACATCACGGCCGTGATCCGGGGTCGCGAGCCGGTGGACTACAAGCACAAGCACGTCGGCAGCGTGGCGAGCCTCGGCCTGCACAAGGGCGTGGCCCAGGTGTACGGGATCAAGATGACCGGTTGGCCGGCGTGGGTGATGCACCGGACGTACCACATGAGCCGGATCCCGTCGTTCAACCGCAAGGTCCGCGTGGTGGTGGACTGGTCGTTGGCGTTCTTCCTCAAGCGTGAGGTGGTCGCACTGGGCCAGTTGCACGACCCGCGCGAGGAGTTCGTCGAGGCCTCCCAGCCGGTCGGCGCGCCCCGCGTCTGA
- a CDS encoding Bax inhibitor-1/YccA family protein, with protein sequence MKTSNPVLARLGQAAERERSAGYAPAGPYGQPGIPQQYPSQAGYPAAPPTVAPMTVDDVVVKTVALLGILGITAAAAWVLVPDALVGTAWIGAAVVGLVLGLIISFSRMANPALVIAYAVVEGVFVGMVSKAFETRYDGIVLQAAVASFGIFFLMAMLYKAKVIRATPAFVKGMIAVMVGLFAVMMINLVLALFGVNTGLRDGSPLAIGFSLVCIVVASLSFVLSFKEIEDGVRMGLPQRYSWTAAFGILVSLVWLYIEILRLLSYFQGDD encoded by the coding sequence GTGAAGACCTCGAACCCGGTGCTCGCCCGGCTCGGCCAAGCGGCCGAGCGGGAGCGCTCCGCCGGGTACGCCCCGGCCGGGCCGTACGGACAGCCCGGCATTCCCCAGCAGTACCCGTCCCAGGCCGGTTACCCGGCCGCGCCGCCGACCGTGGCGCCGATGACCGTCGACGACGTGGTCGTCAAGACTGTCGCTCTGCTCGGCATCCTCGGCATCACCGCCGCGGCCGCCTGGGTGCTCGTGCCCGACGCGCTGGTCGGTACCGCCTGGATCGGCGCGGCGGTGGTCGGCCTGGTCCTCGGCTTGATCATCTCGTTCTCCCGGATGGCCAACCCGGCGCTCGTGATCGCGTACGCGGTCGTCGAGGGTGTCTTCGTCGGCATGGTCAGCAAGGCGTTCGAGACGCGCTACGACGGCATCGTGCTCCAGGCCGCCGTAGCCAGCTTCGGCATCTTCTTCCTGATGGCGATGCTCTACAAGGCGAAGGTCATCCGGGCCACCCCGGCCTTCGTCAAGGGCATGATCGCGGTGATGGTCGGCCTCTTCGCCGTCATGATGATCAACCTGGTGCTGGCGCTGTTCGGCGTCAACACCGGTCTGCGTGACGGCAGCCCGCTGGCCATCGGCTTCAGCCTGGTCTGCATCGTGGTCGCCTCGCTGAGCTTCGTGCTCAGCTTCAAGGAGATCGAGGACGGCGTCCGGATGGGCCTGCCGCAGCGCTACTCCTGGACGGCCGCGTTCGGCATCCTGGTCAGCCTGGTCTGGCTCTACATCGAGATCCTGCGCCTGCTGAGCTATTTCCAGGGCGACGACTGA
- a CDS encoding Bax inhibitor-1/YccA family protein: MRSNNPVLNRLDEAGRVEARVLGARDVEPMTVDDVVVRTVGLLLVTGAAAAVSWAVIPDAVWLGAALAGSALASIALVLVISLRAITNPVPIVGYAILQGLLLGVASRTFEQVYPGIVVQAVAGTFGVFLGMAALYRARVIRATPRLARLVIGTLLGIAVLSVVNLVSYLITGRPGLAVYSVSGEVGWLPYAFSVVAIIAGAFSFILDFDLVERSVRDGRARRYAWLSAFGLLTGLVFLYWQLLRLLSYLRR; encoded by the coding sequence GTGCGCAGCAACAACCCGGTGCTCAACCGACTGGACGAGGCCGGCCGGGTGGAGGCCCGGGTGCTCGGCGCCCGTGACGTCGAGCCGATGACAGTCGACGACGTGGTGGTCCGTACCGTCGGGTTGCTGCTCGTGACCGGCGCGGCCGCCGCGGTGTCCTGGGCGGTGATCCCCGACGCCGTGTGGCTGGGTGCCGCGCTGGCCGGCAGCGCTCTCGCCTCGATCGCGCTGGTCCTGGTCATCTCGTTGCGGGCGATCACCAACCCGGTGCCGATCGTCGGCTACGCGATCCTCCAGGGCCTGCTGCTGGGGGTGGCTAGCCGCACCTTCGAGCAGGTTTACCCGGGCATCGTGGTGCAGGCGGTGGCAGGCACCTTCGGCGTCTTCCTCGGCATGGCGGCGCTCTACCGGGCCCGGGTGATCCGGGCAACGCCCCGGTTGGCCCGCCTGGTGATCGGCACCCTGCTCGGCATCGCCGTGCTCAGCGTGGTCAACCTGGTGTCGTACCTGATCACCGGGCGACCGGGTCTGGCGGTCTACAGCGTCAGCGGGGAGGTCGGCTGGCTGCCGTACGCGTTCTCGGTGGTGGCCATCATCGCCGGGGCGTTCAGTTTCATCCTCGACTTCGACCTCGTCGAGCGCTCGGTGCGCGACGGTCGAGCCCGCCGGTACGCGTGGCTGAGCGCGTTCGGCCTGCTCACCGGGCTGGTCTTCCTCTACTGGCAGCTGCTGCGGCTGCTCAGCTACCTGCGCCGCTGA
- a CDS encoding acetyl-CoA C-acetyltransferase — protein sequence MPIESSRDAVIVATARSPIGRAHKGSLRDVRSDDLAATIVQAALDKIPALDPNTIDDLYLGCGLPGGEQGFNMARVVSTLLGLDTVPGATLTRYCASSLQTTRMAMHAIRAGEGDVFVSAGVEMVSRYARGSSDGLPPEAQALVGGGWENPRFGPAGDRSKQRAQGGAEVWTDPREAGELPDIYLTMGQTAENLAQVYDVTRADMDEFGVRSQNLAEKAIADGFWAREITPVTTPDGTVVSTDDGPRAGVTLDAVAGLKPVFRPDGRITAGNCCPLNDGAAAVVVMSAQRAEELGLTPLARIVSTGVTALSPEIMGLGPVEASRQALRRAGMTIDDVDLVEINEAFAAQVIPSYRQLGIPEEKLNVMGGAIAVGHPFGMTGARITGTLLNALEWHDKTIGLETMCVGGGQGMAMVLERLN from the coding sequence ATGCCGATTGAGTCGTCCCGCGACGCCGTCATCGTCGCCACCGCCCGCTCCCCCATCGGCCGGGCGCACAAGGGGTCCCTGCGCGACGTCCGCTCCGACGACCTCGCCGCCACCATCGTCCAGGCCGCGCTGGACAAAATCCCCGCGCTCGATCCGAACACCATCGACGACCTCTACCTCGGGTGCGGCCTGCCCGGCGGCGAGCAGGGCTTCAACATGGCCCGGGTGGTGTCCACCCTCCTCGGTCTGGACACTGTCCCCGGCGCCACGCTGACCCGCTACTGCGCCTCGTCGTTGCAGACCACCCGCATGGCGATGCACGCGATCCGGGCCGGCGAGGGCGACGTGTTCGTCTCCGCCGGAGTGGAGATGGTCTCCCGCTACGCCCGAGGCAGCTCCGACGGGCTGCCGCCCGAGGCGCAGGCCCTGGTCGGCGGCGGCTGGGAGAACCCCCGCTTCGGCCCGGCCGGCGACCGCTCGAAGCAGCGCGCGCAGGGCGGCGCCGAGGTGTGGACCGACCCGCGCGAGGCCGGTGAGCTGCCCGACATCTACCTGACCATGGGGCAGACCGCAGAGAACCTGGCCCAGGTGTACGACGTCACCCGCGCCGACATGGACGAGTTCGGCGTACGCAGCCAGAACCTCGCCGAGAAGGCCATCGCCGACGGCTTCTGGGCCCGGGAGATCACCCCGGTCACCACGCCGGACGGCACTGTGGTGAGCACCGACGACGGGCCCCGGGCCGGCGTCACCCTCGACGCGGTCGCCGGCCTGAAGCCGGTGTTCCGCCCGGACGGTCGGATCACCGCCGGCAACTGCTGCCCGCTCAACGACGGCGCGGCGGCCGTGGTGGTGATGAGCGCCCAGCGGGCCGAGGAGCTCGGGCTCACCCCGCTGGCCCGGATCGTCTCGACCGGTGTGACAGCACTGTCGCCGGAGATCATGGGCCTCGGGCCGGTCGAGGCGTCCCGGCAGGCGCTGCGCCGCGCCGGCATGACAATCGACGACGTCGACCTCGTCGAGATCAACGAGGCGTTCGCCGCGCAGGTCATCCCCTCCTACCGCCAGCTGGGCATCCCGGAGGAGAAGCTGAACGTGATGGGCGGAGCCATCGCGGTCGGTCACCCGTTCGGCATGACCGGCGCCCGGATCACCGGCACCCTGCTCAACGCACTCGAGTGGCACGACAAGACCATCGGTCTGGAGACCATGTGCGTGGGCGGTGGCCAGGGCATGGCCATGGTGCTCGAACGGCTCAACTGA
- a CDS encoding SGNH/GDSL hydrolase family protein — MNERSARSVTSGVAGRLGRAAAFSLLAGTVGGAAVLAGEAFVARHRRYAQPELGLALRATIGRAGAAPLRLVLLGDSSALGVGVDRLEDTIGGQLANLLAEGPTGRRVHLSSVGVSGSRSTDLATQVARALLGERPDVALILIGANDATGLRRPSDAAAYLGAAVHRLREARVEVVVGTCPDLGAVRAIAPPLRQVVGWSGRRVARAQTTAVLEAGGSVVDLATETGPVFRADAGTLCQDGFHPSADGYRVWAHALLPAIVAAAAATTRR; from the coding sequence ATGAACGAGCGCAGCGCGCGGAGCGTGACCTCCGGCGTCGCCGGCCGACTGGGTCGGGCGGCGGCGTTCTCGCTGCTCGCCGGCACCGTCGGGGGCGCCGCCGTCCTGGCCGGTGAGGCGTTCGTCGCGCGGCACCGACGCTACGCCCAACCGGAGCTGGGCCTGGCCCTGCGCGCCACGATCGGCCGGGCGGGCGCTGCTCCGCTGCGACTGGTGCTGCTGGGCGACTCGTCGGCGTTGGGCGTGGGTGTCGACCGGCTGGAGGACACCATCGGTGGGCAGTTGGCCAACCTGCTCGCCGAGGGCCCGACCGGCCGTCGGGTGCACCTGTCCAGCGTCGGTGTCTCCGGGTCCCGCTCGACGGACCTCGCCACCCAGGTGGCTCGGGCCCTGCTCGGTGAGCGGCCCGACGTGGCGTTGATCCTGATCGGCGCGAACGACGCCACCGGGCTGCGCCGACCGTCCGACGCGGCGGCCTATCTCGGCGCGGCGGTGCACCGGCTGCGGGAGGCGCGCGTCGAGGTGGTGGTGGGCACCTGCCCGGACCTCGGGGCGGTGCGGGCCATCGCGCCTCCGCTGCGCCAGGTGGTCGGCTGGTCCGGGCGTCGGGTGGCCCGCGCGCAGACCACTGCCGTGCTGGAGGCGGGCGGCTCGGTGGTCGATCTGGCCACCGAGACCGGGCCGGTGTTCCGGGCCGACGCCGGCACGCTCTGCCAGGACGGCTTCCATCCCTCCGCCGACGGCTACCGGGTGTGGGCGCACGCGCTGCTGCCCGCCATCGTCGCCGCGGCGGCGGCCACCACCCGCCGCTAG
- a CDS encoding YkvA family protein encodes MGKTLKRSAAFTALARALAAGARNGPSIGTRLAALPRMIRATTKGEYDGGLRLALMTAATAYIVSPIDLLPEIPLAIFGLADDAVMVTWLAGSVLAETDRFLEWEARRSSVIPGGLVP; translated from the coding sequence ATGGGTAAGACACTGAAGCGCAGCGCGGCGTTCACGGCCCTGGCGCGGGCCCTGGCGGCCGGGGCGCGCAACGGGCCGTCGATCGGCACGCGGTTGGCCGCGTTGCCCCGGATGATCCGAGCCACGACCAAGGGGGAGTACGACGGCGGCCTCCGGCTGGCCCTGATGACCGCGGCGACGGCGTACATCGTCTCGCCGATCGACCTGCTCCCGGAGATCCCGTTGGCGATCTTCGGGCTGGCCGACGACGCGGTCATGGTCACCTGGTTGGCCGGCAGCGTCCTCGCCGAGACCGATCGGTTCCTGGAGTGGGAGGCCCGCCGCAGCTCGGTCATCCCCGGGGGGCTGGTGCCCTGA